A stretch of the Arvicola amphibius chromosome 8, mArvAmp1.2, whole genome shotgun sequence genome encodes the following:
- the LOC119821512 gene encoding trace amine-associated receptor 3, whose translation MDLAYFPEDLSSCPKLGNKTCPPTNRSFRVRVIMYSFMTGAMVITIFGNLVIMISISHFKQLHSPTNFLILSMATTDFLLGFVVMPYSMVRSVESCWYFGDSFCKFHASFDMMLSLTSIFHLCSIAIDRFYAVCYPLHYTATMTVSMIKRLLAFCWAGPALFSFGLVLSEANVSGMQSYQILVACFKFCALTFNKFWGTILFTTCFFTPGSIMVGIYGKIFIVSKRHARALSSMPENTKGEVRKKLSKKKDRKAAKTLGIVMGVFLACWLPCFLAVLIDPYLDYSTPITVLDLLVWLGYFNSTCNPLIHGFFYPWFRKALEHILSGKIFLSNSETANLFPEAH comes from the coding sequence ATGGATCTAGCGTACTTTCCCGAAGACTTATCCAGCTGTCCAAAGCTTGGGAACAAAACCTGTCCTCCCACCAATCGCTCTTTCCGTGTCCGTGTGATAATGTACTCCTTTATGACGGGAGCCATGGTTATCACCATCTTCGGAAACTTGGTAATAATGATTTCCATATCACATTTCAAACAGCTCCACTCTCCCACCAACTTCCTGATCCTCTCCATGGCAACCACGGACTTCCTGCTGGGTTTTGTCGTCATGCCTTACAGCATGGTGAGATCGGTGGAGAGCTGCTGGTATTTCGGGGACAGCTTTTGCAAATTCCACGCCAGCTTCGACATGATGCTAAGCCTGACCTCCATATTCCATCTGTGCTCCATTGCCATCGACCGGTTTTATGCGGTATGTTATCCTTTGCACTACACTGCCACCATGACGGTGTCCATGATCAAGAGACTGCTGGCCTTTTGCTGGGCGGGCccagctcttttttcttttggcttagtTCTATCAGAGGCCAATGTTTCTGGTATGCAGAGCTACCAGATTCTTGTCGCTTGCTTCAAGTTCTGTGCACTTACGTTCAACAAATTTTGGGGGACGATACTATTCACTACCTGCTTCTTCACGCCTGGCTCCATCATGGTTGGTATTTAtggtaaaatttttattgtttccaaACGACATGCTCGAGCCCTCAGCAGTATGCCCGAGAACACAAAGGGAGAAGTAAGAAAAAAACTGTCTAAGAAAAAGGATAGGAAAGCAGCTAAGACCCTGGGCATTGTCATGGGGGTATTTCTAGCATGTTGGTTGCCTTGCTTTCTGGCTGTTTTGATTGACCCATATTTAGACTACTCCACACCCATCACAGTGCTCGATCTTCTGGTATGGCTTGGGTATTTCAACTCTACTTGCAACCCCCTCATCCATGGCTTTTTCTACCCATGGTTTCGCAAAGCTCTTGAGCATATATTGtcaggaaaaatatttctttccaattCAGAAACTGCAAATCTCTTTCCTGAAGcacactaa
- the LOC119821666 gene encoding trace amine-associated receptor 2 encodes MASFEAEQEALDCSEYGNGSCPENERSLGVRVAMYSFMTGAIFITVFGNLAMIVSVSYFKQLHTPTNFLILSMAVTDFLLGFTIMPYSMVRSVENCWYFGLTFCKIHYSFDLMLSITSIFHLCSVAVDRFYAICHPLHYCSKMTIPVVKRLLLVCWSLPGAFAFGVVFSEAYADGIEGYDILVACSSSCPVMFNKLWGTTLFVAGFFTPSSMMVGLYGKIFAVSKKHARAIDNLPENQNSQMRKDKKAAKTLGIVMGVFLLCWFPCFFTILLDPFLNFSTPAVLFDALTWFGYFNSTCNPLIYGFFYPWFRRALRYILLGKIFSSHFHTTNLFTQKETE; translated from the exons ATGGCATCTTTTGAAGCAGAGCAG GAAGCCCTTGATTGTTCAGAATATGGAAATGGATCGTGCCCAGAAAATGAAAGGTCCCTAGGGGTCCGAGTTGCCATGTATTCATTTATGACAGGAGCCATATTCATCACAGTCTTCGGTAATCTGGCTATGATCGTTTCAGTTTCTTACTTCAAGCAGCTTCACACGCCGACTAACTTCCTCATCCTCTCTATGGCGGTCACCGACTTCCTGTTGGGATTCACCATCATGCCGTACAGTATGGTCAGGTCGGTGGAGAACTGCTGGTATTTTGGACTTACATTTTGCAAGATCCATTACAGCTTTGACCTGATGCTTAGCATAACCTCCATCTTCCATCTTTGCTCCGTGGCCGTCGATAGGTTTTATGCCATCTGTCACCCTTTGCATTACTGCTCCAAAATGACCATTCCAGTCGTTAAGCGTCTGCTGCTTGTATGCTGGTCACTTCCTGGAGCCTTCGCCTTTGGGGTAGTCTTCTCGGAGGCCTATGCTGACGGTATCGAAGGCTATGACATCTTGGTGGCATGTTCCAGTTCCTGTCCAGTCATGTTCAACAAGCTGTGGGGGACTACTTTGTTTGTGGCAGGCTTTTTTACTCCCAGCTCTATGATGGTGGGGCTTTACGGTAAAATTTTCGCGGTATCCAAAAAACATGCTCGTGCGATTGATAACTTGccagaaaatcaaaacagtcaAATGAGGAAAGACAAAAAGGCCGCCAAAACTTTAGGAATAGTGATGGGCGTTTTTTTACTGTGTTGGTTTCCCTGCTTTTTCACCATTCTGCTAGACCCCTTTCTGAATTTCTCCACACCTGCAGTTCTATTTGACGCCCTAACGTGGTTTGGGTATTTTAATTCCACCTGTAATCCCTTAATTTATGGTTTCTTCTATCCCTGGTTTCGCAGAGCACTAAGGTACATTTTGCTGGGTAAAATATTCAGCTCACATTTCCATACTACTAATCTGTTCactcaaaaagaaacagaatag
- the LOC119820227 gene encoding trace amine-associated receptor 4 — MSVPDLWSPPEAQFCFAATNNSCPRKARPTYVVCAMYLVMIGAIVMTMLGNMAVIISVAHFKQLHSPTNFLILSMATTDFLLSCVVMPFSMIRSVESCWYFGDLFCKIHSCCDIMLCTTSIFHLCFISVDRYYAVCDPLHYVTRITIPVIEVFLLVSWSIPILFAFGLVFSELNLIGVEDFVAAVDCSGFCVLIFNKHWGVLASFIAFFLPGTVMVGIYIHIFTVARKHARQIGTGPGTKQAISESKVKATSKKESKATKTLSIVMGVFVLCWLPFFVLTIIDPFIDFTTPEDLYNVFLWLGYFNSTFNPIIYGMFYPWFRKALRMIVTGTIFLSDSSTSNLHPAHP; from the coding sequence ATGAGTGTGCCTGACCTCTGGAGCCCCCCAGAGGCACAGTTTTGCTTTGCTGCGACCAACAATTCCTGCCCTAGGAAGGCAAGGCCCACATACGTTGTCTGCGCCATGTACCTTGTCATGATTGGAGCAATAGTGATGACCATGCTGGGAAACATGGCCGTGATCATTTCCGTTGCCCACTTCAAACAGCTCCACTCCCCAACCAACTTCCTCATTCTCTCTATGGCCACCACGGACTTCCTGTTGAGCTGTGTGGTCATGCCTTTCAGCATGATCAGGTCCGTCGAGTCCTGCTGGTATTTTGGAGACCTCTTTTGCAAAATTCACAGCTGCTGTGACATCATGCTCTGCACCACCTCCATTTTCCACCTCTGCTTCATCTCTGTTGACCGCTACTATGCTGTGTGTGACCCCTTGCACTACGTCACCAGAATCACCATCCCTGTCATAGAGGTCTTTCTACTTGTCAGTTGGTCAATTCCCATCCTTTTTGCCTTTGGTTTGGTATTCTCAGAATTAAATCTGATCGGTGTCGAGGACTTCGTTGCAGCCGTTGACTGTTCAGGTTTCTGTGTGTTGATATTTAACAAGCACTGGGGGGTGTTAGCTTCCTTCATagccttcttcctgcctgggacaGTCATGGTGGGGATTTACATACACATTTTCACAGTTGCCAGGAAGCATGCCAGGCAGATTGGCACAGGTCCTGGAACAAAACAGGCCATCTCAGAAAGCAAAGTGAAGGCCACATCCAAAAAGGAAAGCAAGGCCACTAAGACCTTAAGCATCGTCATGGGAGTGTTTGTGTTGTGCTGGCTGCCATTTTTTGTCTTGACAATCATAGACCCTTTCATTGATTTTACAACCCCGGAAGATTTGTATAATGTTTTCCTCTGGTTAGGTTATTTTAATTCCACTTTCAATCCCATCATCTATGGCATGTTCTACCCTTGGTTTCGCAAAGCCTTGAGGATGATAGTCACAGGAACgatctttctctctgactcttctacCTCAAACCTGCATCCCGCACATCCTTAG
- the Taar5 gene encoding trace amine-associated receptor 5 — protein sequence MRAALLPGAGEQPAAFCYQVNGSCLRTVHPLAIQVVIYLACTIGVLITVLGNLFVVFAVSYFKVLHTPTNFLLLSLALADMLLGLLVLPLSTVRSVENCWFFGDFLCRLHTYLDTLFCLTSIFHLCFISIDRHCAICEPLLYPSKVTVRVALRYIVAGWGIPAAYTAFFLYTDVVESGLSQWLEEMPCVGSCQLLFNKFWGWLNFPAFFVPCLVMISLYVKIFVVATRQAQQISALSQSVAGAVKRERKAAKTLGIAVGIYLVCWLPFTVDTLVDSLLNFITPPLVFDIFIWFAYFNSACNPIIYVFSYRWFRKALKLLLSREILSRRSPTIDLYHD from the coding sequence ATGAGAGCTGCCCTGCTCCCAGGTGCTGGAGAGCAGCCTGCAGCGTTCTGCTACCAGGTGAATGGGTCTTGTCTTAGGACGGTCCACCCTCTGGCCATCCAGGTAGTCATCTACCTGGCCTGCACAATAGGTGTGCTGATCACAGTCCTGGGGAATTTGTTTGTGGTCTTTGCTGTGTCCTACTTTAAGGTACTCCACACTCCCACCAACTTTCTGCTGCTCTCCCTGGCCCTGGCTGACATGTTGCTGGGCCTGCTGGTGCTTCCCCTGAGCACAGTTCGCTCTGTGGAGAATTGCTGGTTCTTTGGGGACTTCCTCTGCCGTCTGCATACCTACCTGGACACGCTGTTCTGCCTCACCTCCATCTTCCAtctctgttttatttccattgaccGTCATTGTGCCATCTGTGAGCCCTTGCTCTATCCCTCCAAGGTCACAGTCAGGGTAGCCCTCCGGTACATCGTGGCAGGATGGGGGATACCAGCAGCTTACACCGCCTTCTTTCTCTACACAGATGTGGTAGAGAGCGGGCTCAGCCAGTGGCTGGAAGAAATGCCCTGTGTGGGCAGCTGTCAGCTGCTGTTTAATAAATTCTGGGGCTGGTTAAACTTCCCCGCTTTCTTTGTTCCCTGCCTCGTCATGATCAGTTTGTACGTGAAGATCTTTGTGGTTGCTACTAGGCAGGCTCAACAGATCAGCGCCCTGAGCCAAAGTGTGGCTGGGGCGGTCAAGCGGGAAAGAAAAGCTGCCAAGACGCTGGGCATTGCTGTGGGCATCTACCTTGTGTGCTGGCTCCCCTTCACCGTTGACACACTCGTTGACAGCCTCCTTAACTTTATCACCCCGCCCCTGGTCTTTGACATCTTTATCTGGTTTGCTTATTTCAATTCAGCCTGTAACCCCATCATTTACGTCTTCTCCTACCGGTGGTTTAGGAAGGCGCTGAAACTCCTCCTGAGCAGGGAGATCCTCTCACGGCGGTCGCCAACTATTGATTTGTACCACGACTGA